The Cydia pomonella isolate Wapato2018A chromosome 17, ilCydPomo1, whole genome shotgun sequence genome includes a window with the following:
- the LOC133527109 gene encoding tryptophan--tRNA ligase, cytoplasmic-like, which translates to MGAIRRKIEKLNIKEDTEDVVDPWTVTSMDDIGIDYKKLIEWFGSSKVDQGLLERFEKITGKPCHHFLRRGLFSSHCDVHTALDFYEQGQPFYLFTGRGPSSGAMHVGDMIPFVFCKWLQDVFDVPLVIQLNDDEKSIQKNIKVEDAIDLAYENTKDIIAFGFDVKKTFIFSNLEHIGNNPAFYQNMIRIQKCVTYNQIKEIFGFDDSDSVGKIAFPPTQAAPAFSSTFPFIFKNAKLPCLITCDIDQDPYFRMTRDIAPKLGFLKPALLHSSILPALQGSQSRMSASDVNSTIFLTDSPMEIKNKIKKKAFSGGRPTVEEHREFGGNCDIDISYQWLKFFLKDDDQLDQLRKGYTSGALLTGDLNQALTRVLQDMVSEHQERKRYVTDDLVEQFMKPRDLDFAMRKPGDSETFLSLKRERFALSRNKKSVIPH; encoded by the exons ATGGGGGCTATAAGAAGAAAAATTGAAAAGTTAAATATCAAGGAAGACACTGAAGATGTCGTTGATCCTTGGACTGTTACGAGCATGGATGATATAGGAATAGACTACAAGAAGTTGATAG AGTGGTTTGGCAGTTCGAAGGTAGATCAAGGGCTGCTAGAAAGATTTGAAAAGATCACCGGGAAACCATGTCATCACTTTTTGCGTCGTGGCTTATTTTCTTCACACTGTGATGTGCATACGGCATTGGATTTTTACGAGCAGGGCCAGCCGTTTTACTTGTTCACTGGAAGAGGTCCTAGTTCAGGTGCTATGCACGTAGGAGACATGATACCATTTGTATTTTGCAAGTGGCTCCAAGATGTCTTTGACGTTCCACTGGTGATACAACTGAATGACGACGAGAAATCGATACAGAAGAACATAAAGGTTGAAGATGCTATCGATCTTGCGTACGAGAACACCAAGGACATAATAGCCTTTGGTTTCGATGTCAAAAagacatttatattttcaaatctCGAGCATATTGGAAACAATCCAGCTTTCTACCAAAACATGATTCGAATTCAAAAGTGTGTAACGTACAACCAAATCAAAGAGATCTTTGGATTTGATGACAGTGATTCTGTTGGTAAAATAGCATTCCCACCGACTCAAGCAGCTCCAGCTTTTTCCAGCACTTttccatttatttttaagaatgcTAAGCTCCCATGCTTGATTACTTGTGACATTGATCAAGATCCTTACTTCAGAATGACAAGAGATATTGCACCCAAATTGGGTTTCCTCAAGCCAGCATTGCTACATTCATCAATCCTCCCAGCATTGCAAGGATCGCAGTCAAGAATGTCTGCCAGTGATGTTAATTCCACGATATTTTTGACTGACAGTCCCatggaaattaaaaataaaataaagaaaaaggcGTTCTCCGGTGGACGGCCAACTGTCGAAGAGCACAGGGAATTCGGCGGGAATTGTGATATCGACATTTCCTACCAGTGGCTGAAATTTTTCCTCAAGGATGATGATCAACTGGATCAACTCAGAAAA GGTTACACGAGTGGAGCTTTACTAACTGGAGATTTGAATCAAGCGTTGACAAGAGTACTCCAGGATATGGTCAGTGAACACCAAGAGCGGAAAAGATATGTCACCGATGATCTAGTTGAACAATTCATGAAACCGAGGGACCTTGACTTTGCTATGAGAAAACCTGGAGATAGTGAAACTTTTTTAAGTCTTAAGCGTGAAAGGTTTGCTTTGTCTAGAAATAAAAAGTCAGTAATTCCACATTGA